In one Populus nigra chromosome 12, ddPopNigr1.1, whole genome shotgun sequence genomic region, the following are encoded:
- the LOC133669919 gene encoding uncharacterized protein At1g51745, translating to MEESPGTAADGGIGPIVWVRRRNGSWWPGHIMEADELAEYNLTSPRTGTPVKLLGRDDASVDWYNLEKSKRVKAFRCAEFSDCIKRAESALGMPIKKREKYARREDAILHALELEKRLLIKQGKLVVAQGSPRSKSSGPVKSELGAFSEGLVSNIGKPEDVKSNLLSREVDTEIPGSPLPLKAKDGDQPVLEDRSEEMLRTRGLQDFRLRTSLKRKLSPSVDLDGSWRRPIADHKYEDPPNSAPLVQITAHANGLEKMGDIFQAKRRGCSNLPADSSDSTDDKELPPNQNKMSSSCFEDRVRSHAGSSNEEESSSGSMEDIESDFSGSNSSDSMCDSSQTEPDMDKEMVVFSDVAVPIEAEQDVLGQPDAPAQHASTCSDESDGSMSSDDMDNLYHDDLYLANEAVSKWQLKGKRNIRYLTQKPVNMEYGKGSNGASHGTFYRVKGSMSSQRAYGAQDANLGRKYTGSKPYCPGNRGYSYSSRLASRDQNNTGRNMIEWEGMGLEDRHTFRRHWEDRGEHSNPIFAGHRHFGGRARSMLIDVDLKVKSSYQKDRVPIVSLISKFDGKAIIGHPILIEAVEDGSSETYFPLNDYYSNEAVDHDESTSLPPAWRTARRTNSRVPRPHLSSVLGVDTGAEDIPFMDQERTVPFRKSSAGSFSYKANLVRKSLPHISRSSADKKLPRKLPKKVSLPSNQKTRTLSSIGVKQNFVSKPMHDTSNGQMDGLIKPETSAPTTVACIPVKLVFSRLLEKINRPPSKTAIKVVVLNMDGDRQPS from the exons ATGGAGGAGAGTCCTGGGACGGCGGCCGATGGTGGCATAGGTCCGATTGTGTGGGTGCGGAGAAGAAACGGGTCGTGGTGGCCCGGTCACATAATGGAGGCGGATGAGCTCGCAGAGTATAATCTAACATCGCCGCGAACAGGCACTCCGGTCAAACTCCTTGGAAGGGATGATGCTAGCGT GGACTGGTACAATTTAGAAAAGTCAAAGCGTGTGAAAGCATTTCGGTGTGCTGAATTTTCTGATTGCATCAAAAGGGCTGAATCTGCATTGGGCATGCCAatcaagaaaagagagaaatatgcACGTCGAGAAGATGCAATTCTTCATGCCCTTGAGCTTGAAAAGCGACTCTTGATAAAGCAAGGAAAATTGGTTGTTGCCCAGGGCAGCCCAAGAAGTAAATCATCTGGGCCTGTGAAGTCCGAGTTGGGTGCATTTTCAGAAGGCTTAGTAAGTAATATTGGAAAACCTGAGGATGTTAAATCGAACCTGCTTTCTAGAGAAGTTGATACAGAGATTCCAGGCAGTCCACTTCCACTGAAAGCCAAGGATGGAGATCAACCAGTTTTAGAAGATCGCAGTGAGGAAATGCTGCGGACGAGAGGTTTGCAGGACTTCAGGCTGAGGACTTCTTTAAAGCGAAAACTTTCGCCTTCTGTTGATTTAGATGGTTCTTGGAGGAGACCTATAGCAGACCACAAATATGAGGATCCTCCTAACAGTGCCCCTCTTGTGCAAATAACTGCTCATGCAAACG GGTTGGAGAAGATGGGAGATATTTTCCAGGCAAAGAGGAGGGGATGTTCTAACTTGCCTGCCGATTCTAGTGATTCTACAGATGATAAAGAACTTCCTCCAAACCAGAATAAGATGTCTTCTTCTTGCTTTGAAGACAGGGTGCGTTCCCATGCTGGTTCATCAAATGAAGAGGAGTCGTCCTCTGGATCTATGGAAGATATTGAATCTGATTTTTCTGGATCTAATTCATCTGATTCCATGTGTGATTCTTCTCAGACTGAACCAGATATGGACAAAGAAATGGTTGTTTTTTCAG ATGTTGCTGTGCCTATAGAAGCTGAACAGGATGTTCTGGGACAGCCTGATGCACCAGCACAACATGCTAGTACATGCAGTGACGAGTCTGATGGATCAATGTCTTCTGATGACATGGATAACCTTTATCATGATGACCTCTATCTTGCAAATGAAGCAGTGTCCAAATGGCAATTGAAGGGGAAAAGGAACATTCGATATCTTACACAGAAGCCTGTCAACATGGAATATGGAAAAGGTTCTAATGGAGCTTCTCACGGAACCTTTTACAGGGTGAAAGGAAGTATGTCTAGCCAAAGGGCATATGGTGCTCAAGATGCCAATTTGGGCAGAAAATATACTGGGTCCAAACCGTATTGTCCTGGAAACAGAGGTTATTCTTACTCATCAAGATTGGCGTCCAGAGATCAAAATAATACTGGTCGTAATATGATAGAATGGGAAGGCATGGGTTTGGAGGATCGACATACCTTTAGGAGACACTGGGAAGACAGAGGGGAGCACTCTAATCCAATATTTGCTGGCCATCGCCATTTTGGGGGAAGGGCAAGATCTATGTTAATAGATGTGGATTTAAAGGTCAAATCAAGCTACCAAAAAGATCGTGTTCCTATTGTTTCCCTTATCAGCAAGTTTGATGGGAAGGCAATAATAGGACATCCGATCTTAATTGAAGCTGTGGAAGATGGTTCATCTGAAACTTATTTCCCTCTGAATGATTATTATAGCAATGAAGCAGTTGACCATGATGAAAGCACTTCACTGCCACCAGCATGGCGAACTGCAAGAAGGACCAATTCTAGGGTACCTCGCCCCCATTTATCATCAGTGTTGGGAGTTGATACTGGTGCTGAGGATATTCCATTTATGGATCAAGAAAGAACAGTTCCGTTTAGGAAATCAAGTGCAGGCAGTTTCAGTTACAAGGCAAACCTGGTGAGGAAGAGTCTTCCCCACATTTCCCGGTCTTCAGCGGACAAGAAGCTCCCGAGAAAACTGCCAAAGAAAGTAAGCTTACCGTCTAATCAAAAAACGAGAACCCTGTCATCAATTGGTGTCAAgcaaaattttgtttctaagCCCATGCACGATACTAGCAATGGTCAAATGGATGGGCTTATCAAACCTGAGACATCTGCGCCAACTACGGTTGCTTGCATACCTGTCAAATTAGTTTTCAGTAGGTTACTTGAGAAGATCAATAGACCACCATCAAAAACAGCTATCAAAGTGGTGGTCTTGAACATGGATGGGGATAGGCAACCTTCATAG